Genomic window (Desulforapulum autotrophicum HRM2):
AAAAAATATTGACAATCATTTGAGAGATTGATAATTTTCGTCAGATTATTGATCTCACCTGGTCTGACATCATTCAAATTCACACGATACACAGAACCGTATAATTAATTGAGACGCAGCAACCGCGATACTGCGGTCGTTACTTCACTTTATCAATTAGTGGGGTTTACGTCATGAAACAAGAGATACAAGAACTCAAAAAGCTTCCCCTATCCTTCTTGATCAGTGCTCTGTTCAATACGGCGATTGAAGCACAGCGCACATCTGCCTTATCTATTGCTGCATTCATCGAGCAAGTCGGCTCTCCTTCAAAGGACAAGAAGCTTAGTCTAT
Coding sequences:
- a CDS encoding DUF2589 domain-containing protein, translated to MKQEIQELKKLPLSFLISALFNTAIEAQRTSALSIAAFIEQVGSPSKDKKLSLFANKTNTYDVRQAVVTYGYH